The nucleotide window GTAAGGTCACCGCCGCCTCGGCCGCCGTGCTCGCGCTCGCCCTCACCGCCACCGCCTGCGGTTCCGAGGACAAGGACAGCAAGTCGGGCTCCGGCGGCGAGAAGATCACCATCGGCATCAAGATCGACCAGCCGGGTCTCGGCCTGAAGACGCCCGACGGCACGTTCGTCGGCTTCGACGTCGATGTCGCGACGTACGTCGCCAAGGAGCTCGGCTACGACGCGAAGAACATCAACTTCGTCGAGACGAAGAGCGCGGACCGCGAGACCGCCATCGAGCGCGGCGACGTGAAGTTCATCGCCGCGACGTACTCCATCAACGACGAGCGTCTGCAGAAGGTCGACTTCGCGGGACCGTACCTCCTGGCGCACCAGGACGTACTCATCCGGGCCGACGACGACTCCATCAAGGCGCCCGAGGACCTCAACTCCAAGAAGCTCTGCTCCGTGACCGGTTCGACCTCCGCGAAGAACGTCAAGGAGAAGCTGGCCCCCAAGGCTCAGCTGCAGAACTACGGCGGTTACTCCGAGTGCCTCACCGGCCTGGAGAACGAGGCCATCGACGCGCTGACCACGGATGACTCCATCCTCGCCGGATACGCGGCGCAGGAGGCCCACAAGGGCAAGTTCAAGCTGGCCGGCTTCAAGATGACCAACGAGAACTACGGCATCGGCCTGAAGAAGGGCGACGCCGACCTCAAGAAGAAGATCGACGCCGCGCTGACCAAGATGGTCTCCGACGGTGCGTGGGACAAGGCGGTCACTGACAACTTCGGCCCGGCCAACTACAAGAACGAGCCCGCGCCGAAGATCGGCAACGTCGTCAAGTAGGGCTCCCGTCACCGGGCGGTCCGAAGCCGGGCTGAGCGGTCCGAAGCCGGGCCGATGAGGTGCGCCGCCGTACAGGCGGCGCACCGAGCCCTCCCCACACCTGGAAGCACGGGAGATCGTGTTCGACTTTCTTGAAGGTTACGACCTACTGGGGGCCTTCTGGGTGACGGTGAAACTCACCGTCTACTCCGCCCTCGGTTCCCTCATATGGGGAACGTTGCTGGCCGGTATGCGGGTCGGCCCGGTCCCCCTGATGCGCGGGTTCGGTACCGCCTATGTGAACATTGTCCGCAACATCCCCTTGACCGTCATCATCGTCTTCGCATCGCTGGGTCTCTTCCAGACCTTGCAGGTCACCCTCGGTGGCGGCGACAACTTCGAGGTCATCAACTTCCGGCTCGCGGTCCTCGCGCTCGCTCTCTACACGGCCGCCTTCGTCTGCGAGGCGTTGCGCTCGGGCATCAACACGGTGCCGGCGGGCCAGGCCGAAGCGGCACGCGCGCTCGGGCTGAGCTTCACCCAGGTCCTGCGGCTGATCATCCTCCCGCAGGCATTCCGCTCGGTCGTGAACCCGCTGGCCAACGTGCTGATCGCGCTGACCAAGAACACCACCGTCGCTGCGGCGATCGGTGTGGTCGAAGCGGCGTACCTGATGAAGGACATGATCGAAGCAGAGGCTCAACTGATTCTGATCTCGGCCATCTTCGCCTTCGGATTCATCTGCCTCACCCTCCCGACCGGGCTCCTCCTCGGCTGGCTGAGCAAGAAGGTGGCGGTGAAGCGATGACGACGTCCGTCCTCTTCGACGCACAGGGTCCCCGTGCCAAGCGGCGCAATGTCCTGTACACGGTCATCTTCCTGGCGGCTCTCGCGGCCGTGCTCTGGTGGGTCTACACCGCACTCGACGAGAAGCACCAGCTCGACTGGGTCAAGTGGGAGCCGTTCTTCACGAGCTCCCAGCCCTGGGAGACCTACCTCTGGCCCGGGCTCCAGAACACACTCAAGGCCGCGTTCTTCGCCCTGCTGATCGCACTGCCGCTCGGGGCACTGT belongs to Streptomyces finlayi and includes:
- a CDS encoding glutamate ABC transporter substrate-binding protein, encoding MQLRKVTAASAAVLALALTATACGSEDKDSKSGSGGEKITIGIKIDQPGLGLKTPDGTFVGFDVDVATYVAKELGYDAKNINFVETKSADRETAIERGDVKFIAATYSINDERLQKVDFAGPYLLAHQDVLIRADDDSIKAPEDLNSKKLCSVTGSTSAKNVKEKLAPKAQLQNYGGYSECLTGLENEAIDALTTDDSILAGYAAQEAHKGKFKLAGFKMTNENYGIGLKKGDADLKKKIDAALTKMVSDGAWDKAVTDNFGPANYKNEPAPKIGNVVK
- a CDS encoding amino acid ABC transporter permease, translating into MFDFLEGYDLLGAFWVTVKLTVYSALGSLIWGTLLAGMRVGPVPLMRGFGTAYVNIVRNIPLTVIIVFASLGLFQTLQVTLGGGDNFEVINFRLAVLALALYTAAFVCEALRSGINTVPAGQAEAARALGLSFTQVLRLIILPQAFRSVVNPLANVLIALTKNTTVAAAIGVVEAAYLMKDMIEAEAQLILISAIFAFGFICLTLPTGLLLGWLSKKVAVKR